One segment of Pandoraea pnomenusa DNA contains the following:
- a CDS encoding NAD(P)H-dependent oxidoreductase subunit E — protein MVPTPHATLAPLLARHAGSAHGLLPLLHALQDSEGYVDPAHVPAIAAALNLSRAEVHGVITFYHHFRSAPPPATVVQVCRAEACRSRGGEALVAHVEACTGARIDGEACGGVGVESVYCLGQCALSPAVTINGELHARVSPVRFDALLASAKEETRDA, from the coding sequence ATGGTGCCCACACCCCACGCGACGCTCGCGCCGCTGCTGGCTCGCCACGCCGGCAGCGCACATGGGTTGTTGCCGCTGCTGCATGCGTTGCAGGACAGCGAAGGCTATGTCGATCCGGCCCATGTGCCCGCGATCGCCGCCGCCCTGAATCTTTCTCGCGCCGAAGTCCATGGCGTGATCACGTTCTATCACCACTTTCGAAGCGCGCCGCCGCCGGCAACGGTGGTGCAGGTCTGCCGCGCGGAAGCTTGCCGCAGTCGCGGCGGCGAGGCGCTCGTCGCGCATGTCGAAGCGTGCACTGGTGCGCGAATCGACGGTGAGGCATGCGGCGGCGTCGGCGTCGAGTCGGTCTATTGCCTGGGGCAATGCGCCCTGTCGCCGGCAGTGACGATCAACGGCGAATTGCACGCGCGCGTGAGTCCGGTCCGATTCGACGCGCTGCTCGCTTCCGCGAAGGAGGAGACTCGTGATGCCTGA
- a CDS encoding substrate-binding domain-containing protein, which translates to MKRISIAPQLRLRHDADDLALDKVLSLLTQVQAHGNLQAASQALGQSYRGAWGHVKEVEALIGAPLLTMARGRGAVLTPLAQRLLWGQKRLQARLGPLLETMASELQSELDDLLLQESDQLRLFASHGLAVAALVDFAGRAGLPIDVSYRGSIEAIAALAKHECEVASFHVPIGPLAAPVLDHYGPLLKGKAYRVADVASRRLGLIVARGNPLGIHSLADLPRTGARFANRERGSGTRIIFDLLLAREGIDPGAIAGAENIEFTHAAVAAYIASGRADAGLAIEAAASQFGLDFLPILTERYCLMFPESGSESPHLQALLEILQSGEYRQAVHAIPGYSEAATGQVAPLSEAFPSLG; encoded by the coding sequence ATGAAGCGCATTTCGATTGCACCGCAACTGCGTTTGCGTCACGACGCGGACGATCTTGCGCTGGACAAGGTGCTGTCGTTGCTAACGCAGGTCCAGGCGCACGGCAACCTTCAGGCGGCCAGTCAGGCGCTCGGGCAGTCGTACCGGGGAGCATGGGGGCACGTGAAGGAGGTGGAGGCGCTCATCGGTGCGCCGCTGCTGACCATGGCGCGTGGGCGGGGGGCGGTGCTTACGCCGTTGGCGCAGCGTCTGCTGTGGGGGCAAAAGCGATTGCAGGCGCGGCTCGGCCCGCTGCTCGAGACGATGGCCTCGGAGTTGCAATCGGAACTCGACGATCTGCTGCTTCAGGAGAGCGATCAACTGCGATTGTTTGCCAGCCACGGCCTGGCCGTGGCGGCGCTGGTCGACTTCGCGGGGCGGGCCGGTCTGCCGATCGACGTCAGCTATCGGGGCAGCATCGAGGCAATTGCGGCGCTGGCGAAGCATGAATGCGAAGTGGCGAGCTTTCATGTGCCCATCGGACCGTTGGCCGCGCCGGTGCTCGATCACTATGGCCCGCTGCTCAAGGGCAAGGCGTATCGCGTGGCGGACGTCGCGTCGCGACGCCTGGGGCTGATCGTCGCGCGCGGCAACCCGCTGGGCATTCACTCGCTGGCCGATCTGCCCCGCACCGGTGCGCGTTTCGCCAATCGCGAGCGCGGGTCGGGTACGCGCATCATCTTCGATCTGTTGCTCGCGCGCGAAGGGATCGATCCGGGCGCGATCGCGGGCGCCGAGAACATCGAGTTCACGCACGCCGCCGTCGCCGCCTACATCGCGAGCGGTCGCGCCGACGCCGGTCTGGCCATCGAGGCGGCTGCGAGCCAGTTCGGGCTCGACTTTCTGCCGATCCTCACGGAACGGTATTGCCTCATGTTCCCCGAGAGCGGCAGCGAATCGCCGCACCTTCAGGCGTTGCTCGAGATTCTTCAGAGTGGCGAGTACCGGCAGGCGGTGCATGCCATACCGGGATACAGCGAGGCCGCGACCGGACAGGTGGCGCCGTTGTCCGAAGCGTTTCCTTCGCTGGGGTAA
- a CDS encoding FdhF/YdeP family oxidoreductase, with product MSTPKISPYDRPAGGWGALKNVAIQLVTQGIPLKGARTLLSANQPSGFDCPGCAWPDREHASTFEFCENGAKAVAAEATKRRVTPEFFAAHSVTDLLALDDYTLEGYGRLTHPMRYDAATDRYRPVAWHDAFALIGEHLRALPDPDQAAFYTSGRTSNEAAFLYQLFVRQFGTNNFPDCSNMCHEPTSVGLPPVVGLGKGTVTLDDFEHADTLLLFGQNPGTNHPRMLGELREAARRGATIVSVNLLHERGLERFADPQSPTEMLSLGGTPISAHYVTPACGGDFAFVKGVVKHVLERDAEARNNGEPALLDDAFLAEHTHGFDAFAADVRAERWDDLERASGVSQAQMCRIADVYLRGERVIATWGMGITQHKHAVATIQMIVNLMLLRGNIGRAGAGLCPVRGHSNVQGDRTVGINEKPSAAFLARLGEVFGFAPPQREGLSVVDTISAMLAGRIKVFIGMGGNFAMATPDTPRTWEALRQCALTVHIATKLNRSHLVHGRDALILPCLGRTEIDMQGGVAQGVTVEDSMSMVHLSYGINAPASAHLRSEPAIVAGMAQATLGRAPAGHADWHWYVEDYDRIRDAIAATFDDFADFNRRVRRPGGFRLDVPPAERRWLTPNGRANFTTHPLPDEMPIDSARRHAGARGAEVLRLATIRSHDQYNTTIYGLNDRYRGVFGQRRVVFANLEDLDALGFRAGERVDIVGVWHDGIARRADDFLLVAYDIPRGCVAAYYPETNALVPLDALADGAGTPTSKSVPVLLERRHG from the coding sequence ATGTCCACCCCGAAGATTTCTCCCTACGATCGCCCCGCCGGTGGCTGGGGTGCGCTCAAAAACGTCGCCATTCAACTCGTTACGCAGGGCATTCCGCTCAAGGGCGCGCGCACACTGCTGAGCGCAAATCAGCCGAGCGGCTTCGATTGCCCGGGGTGTGCCTGGCCGGACCGCGAGCACGCCTCGACCTTCGAGTTCTGCGAAAACGGTGCCAAGGCGGTTGCCGCCGAGGCGACCAAGCGTCGCGTTACCCCCGAATTCTTCGCCGCGCACAGCGTGACCGACCTGCTCGCGCTGGACGATTACACGCTGGAAGGCTATGGCCGCCTCACGCATCCCATGCGTTACGATGCCGCAACCGACCGCTATCGACCGGTTGCCTGGCACGACGCGTTCGCGCTCATCGGCGAACACCTGCGCGCCTTGCCCGATCCGGACCAGGCAGCGTTCTACACGTCGGGACGCACGAGCAACGAGGCCGCATTCCTTTACCAGCTTTTCGTTCGCCAGTTCGGCACGAACAACTTCCCCGACTGCTCGAACATGTGCCACGAACCGACCAGTGTCGGCCTGCCACCGGTGGTTGGACTCGGCAAGGGCACCGTCACCCTGGACGATTTCGAGCATGCCGACACGCTCCTGCTGTTCGGGCAGAACCCCGGCACGAACCACCCGCGCATGCTCGGCGAACTGCGCGAAGCCGCGCGACGCGGCGCGACGATCGTCTCGGTGAACCTGCTGCACGAGCGCGGACTGGAGCGCTTTGCCGACCCGCAGAGCCCGACCGAAATGCTGAGCCTGGGCGGCACGCCGATCAGCGCGCACTACGTCACGCCCGCGTGCGGCGGCGACTTCGCGTTCGTGAAGGGGGTCGTCAAGCACGTGCTGGAGCGCGACGCCGAGGCCCGCAACAACGGCGAGCCCGCCCTGCTCGACGACGCCTTCCTGGCGGAACACACGCATGGATTCGACGCCTTCGCCGCCGACGTACGCGCCGAGCGCTGGGACGATCTCGAGCGCGCCTCGGGCGTGTCGCAGGCGCAGATGTGCCGCATCGCCGACGTGTACCTGCGCGGCGAGCGCGTGATCGCCACCTGGGGCATGGGCATCACGCAGCACAAGCACGCCGTGGCGACCATCCAGATGATCGTCAACCTCATGCTTCTGCGCGGCAACATCGGACGCGCAGGCGCCGGACTTTGTCCGGTGCGCGGCCATAGCAACGTGCAGGGCGACCGCACCGTCGGCATCAATGAGAAGCCCTCGGCCGCGTTCCTGGCGCGGCTCGGCGAGGTCTTCGGCTTTGCGCCGCCCCAACGCGAAGGACTCAGCGTCGTCGATACGATTTCCGCCATGCTTGCCGGGCGAATCAAGGTCTTCATCGGGATGGGCGGCAACTTCGCGATGGCCACGCCCGATACGCCGCGCACCTGGGAAGCTCTGCGCCAGTGCGCGCTGACGGTGCACATTGCCACCAAGCTCAATCGCAGTCATCTGGTGCACGGCCGCGACGCGCTGATCCTGCCCTGTCTCGGCCGCACGGAAATCGACATGCAGGGCGGTGTGGCGCAAGGCGTCACCGTCGAGGACTCGATGAGCATGGTGCACCTCTCTTACGGGATCAACGCCCCGGCATCGGCGCACCTGCGCTCGGAGCCGGCCATCGTTGCCGGCATGGCGCAGGCCACGCTGGGGCGCGCACCCGCGGGCCACGCGGACTGGCATTGGTACGTCGAGGACTACGACCGCATTCGCGACGCCATCGCCGCGACTTTCGACGACTTCGCCGACTTCAATCGCCGCGTGCGACGTCCAGGCGGCTTCCGTCTGGACGTGCCGCCCGCCGAACGCCGCTGGCTCACCCCCAACGGCCGCGCCAACTTCACCACGCACCCACTGCCCGACGAAATGCCGATCGACAGCGCGCGTCGACATGCGGGCGCGCGCGGCGCCGAAGTCCTGCGACTTGCCACCATTCGCTCGCACGACCAGTACAACACCACGATCTACGGCCTGAACGACCGCTATCGCGGCGTGTTCGGTCAGCGGCGCGTCGTCTTCGCGAACCTCGAAGACCTCGACGCGCTCGGCTTCCGCGCGGGGGAACGGGTCGATATCGTCGGGGTGTGGCATGACGGGATCGCGCGCCGGGCGGATGACTTCCTGCTCGTGGCGTATGACATTCCGCGCGGCTGCGTTGCCGCCTACTATCCAGAGACCAACGCTCTGGTGCCGCTCGATGCGCTCGCCGACGGTGCGGGCACGCCTACCTCCAAATCCGTTCCCGTACTGCTGGAGCGCCGTCATGGCTGA
- a CDS encoding helix-turn-helix domain-containing protein has product MADVAAAFAQCSGATPADPCLDPCLDSRPDSQADPLARAEAELARVLATLADGQREGRESLSFARLAKRSALPMSTLLRYLGVLADARWVVIETSEPTRQHVRLTLAGLAQHDSLATHASLAMSSLGSDGLPP; this is encoded by the coding sequence ATGGCTGACGTGGCCGCCGCGTTCGCGCAGTGCTCGGGCGCAACGCCCGCCGATCCGTGCCTCGATCCGTGCCTCGATTCGCGTCCGGATTCACAGGCCGACCCCCTCGCCCGCGCCGAAGCAGAACTGGCGCGCGTGCTCGCGACGCTGGCAGACGGGCAGCGGGAGGGGCGGGAGTCGCTCTCGTTCGCCCGTCTGGCCAAGCGCAGCGCACTGCCGATGAGCACGTTGCTGCGCTACCTCGGCGTACTCGCCGACGCGCGCTGGGTCGTCATCGAGACATCCGAGCCCACACGGCAACACGTTCGACTCACACTTGCCGGCCTCGCGCAGCACGACAGCCTTGCGACACACGCATCGCTCGCCATGTCGTCACTGGGATCGGATGGTCTTCCACCGTAA
- a CDS encoding fatty acid desaturase family protein, giving the protein MENVVIDTASCAAVSIAPGPMGEPASLAGDMTPSPALWRHARPSRWNPWLIGVAGFTGLWQWLGLGWALRHWGDTAAWSLLPVLLLTPMHWGLIHESIHGQLRLKPRANERAGRVLALLLGLPFEIMRFGHLLHHRFTRQPYDRPDISALPADATMAARARRWLGYQLRLLGGMWLAEVFAPLIAWVPARHLPELAARTLGTDPQDADVRRRVVMFAADPVRRRRIRRDFALLVVLAIAALWAYGAWWPVFAATFVARGVWLSIADNLPHYGVSMDEPARARNFRACVPVRALLLNQHLHRVHHLYPTAPWHLLPAIDAAQPPGAPAIPYWRGALRQFGGPLPASSLMDHAERVS; this is encoded by the coding sequence ATGGAGAATGTCGTCATCGACACCGCCTCGTGCGCCGCTGTTTCGATCGCCCCAGGACCGATGGGCGAGCCGGCCTCCCTGGCCGGCGACATGACACCCTCCCCGGCGCTATGGCGCCACGCCCGACCTTCGCGCTGGAATCCATGGCTTATCGGCGTCGCCGGATTCACCGGCCTCTGGCAATGGCTCGGGCTTGGCTGGGCGCTGCGCCACTGGGGCGACACGGCCGCGTGGTCGCTGCTTCCGGTCCTGCTTCTCACCCCCATGCACTGGGGGTTGATTCACGAATCGATCCACGGACAGTTGCGTCTGAAGCCACGCGCCAACGAGCGCGCCGGCCGAGTCCTGGCCTTGCTGCTGGGGCTGCCGTTTGAAATCATGCGGTTCGGCCACCTGCTGCATCACCGCTTCACCCGCCAGCCATACGATCGCCCCGACATTTCGGCGTTGCCCGCCGACGCAACGATGGCAGCGCGCGCGCGCCGGTGGCTGGGCTATCAACTTCGGCTGCTGGGCGGCATGTGGCTGGCGGAAGTCTTCGCACCGCTCATCGCCTGGGTGCCCGCTCGGCACTTGCCCGAGCTGGCCGCGCGCACGCTCGGCACCGATCCGCAGGACGCCGACGTGCGCCGCCGCGTGGTGATGTTCGCCGCCGATCCGGTACGCCGACGCCGAATTCGACGCGACTTCGCCCTCCTCGTCGTCTTGGCGATCGCTGCCCTGTGGGCCTACGGCGCGTGGTGGCCAGTGTTCGCGGCGACGTTCGTGGCGCGCGGCGTTTGGCTATCGATCGCGGACAACCTGCCGCACTACGGCGTATCGATGGACGAACCCGCACGGGCTCGCAACTTCCGCGCGTGCGTCCCGGTACGGGCCCTGCTGCTCAATCAACACCTGCATCGCGTGCACCATCTTTATCCGACCGCGCCGTGGCACCTCCTGCCGGCGATCGATGCCGCGCAACCTCCCGGCGCGCCGGCGATACCTTACTGGCGTGGCGCCTTGCGCCAATTCGGCGGACCGCTTCCGGCCAGCTCGCTCATGGACCACGCCGAACGCGTCTCATAA
- a CDS encoding PepSY-associated TM helix domain-containing protein: MRAQTLRQYLSVHTWAGIVAGFALFVAMLGGALTVFHHEIERWEQPATRHAPLTLAQTEQLAEMVREKYPAAREQMGVVLPNHSPTPFAYWQQPDGEWMQARLRLDADGSAPSLVTGDARPGLSATINALHYSLSIPTVGLYLMGVVSLFYGMALISGVIVHLPRVTRDIFALRPGRNLKRFWQDAHNAIGVLSLPFHIVFAVTGALLCLSLPLMMAFNVITFENKLMSQIPQITGSVPAKVAPVDGKPLDLPAILAHAGRAAPDMEATAVAWSRYGKPDAVAEVYGEATDSLGVFAAVAVRLNDGQIVGQHSPGTRDANHAVLSMIYGAHFGNFAGDAMRWVYFVLGLMGAVLVYSGNLLWLESRRKRNTAIQPANLRWMAKATAGVFLGTCLGIAVAFVGAVVAPGATALSIFVATLAVSLGIAAVAAPAVAATGLLAATALACLAIPVADAAFTSDNLVNSMAAGDWVLAGIDLAAVAFAVVFALFARATWRRARHGDPNSVWAHPATGAAQTSSAASATNNAATR, encoded by the coding sequence ATGCGCGCCCAAACCCTGCGCCAATACCTGAGTGTCCACACGTGGGCCGGCATCGTGGCCGGTTTTGCACTGTTCGTCGCCATGCTCGGCGGGGCACTGACCGTCTTCCATCACGAAATCGAGCGCTGGGAACAACCGGCCACGCGTCATGCGCCACTCACGCTTGCGCAGACGGAGCAACTCGCCGAGATGGTTCGCGAGAAATACCCGGCCGCGCGCGAGCAAATGGGGGTGGTGCTCCCGAATCACTCGCCGACCCCGTTCGCCTACTGGCAGCAACCCGACGGCGAATGGATGCAGGCGCGGCTGCGGCTCGACGCCGACGGCTCGGCGCCGTCGCTGGTCACCGGCGACGCCCGCCCCGGCCTGTCCGCCACGATCAACGCGCTGCATTACTCGCTGTCGATTCCGACGGTCGGCCTGTACCTGATGGGGGTCGTGTCGCTGTTCTACGGCATGGCACTGATCTCCGGGGTGATCGTGCACCTGCCGCGCGTCACCCGCGACATCTTCGCGTTGCGCCCGGGACGCAACCTCAAGCGCTTCTGGCAAGACGCCCACAATGCCATCGGTGTGCTCAGCCTGCCGTTTCACATCGTCTTCGCCGTCACAGGCGCCCTGCTCTGCCTGAGCCTGCCGCTCATGATGGCGTTCAACGTGATCACGTTCGAGAACAAACTGATGTCGCAGATCCCGCAGATCACGGGATCCGTACCGGCAAAGGTCGCCCCCGTCGACGGCAAGCCGCTCGATCTGCCGGCCATCCTCGCGCACGCCGGCCGCGCCGCTCCGGACATGGAGGCGACCGCCGTTGCATGGTCCCGCTATGGGAAGCCGGATGCCGTCGCGGAGGTCTATGGCGAAGCGACCGATTCGCTTGGCGTGTTCGCGGCCGTTGCCGTTCGTCTGAACGATGGGCAAATCGTTGGCCAGCACAGCCCCGGCACACGCGACGCCAACCATGCCGTGCTCAGCATGATTTACGGTGCGCACTTCGGCAATTTCGCCGGCGACGCGATGCGCTGGGTGTACTTCGTACTCGGCCTGATGGGCGCAGTGCTCGTCTACAGCGGCAACCTGCTCTGGCTCGAATCGCGACGCAAGCGCAACACGGCCATCCAGCCCGCCAATCTGCGCTGGATGGCGAAGGCCACCGCCGGCGTTTTCCTGGGGACCTGCCTGGGGATCGCCGTAGCGTTTGTCGGCGCCGTCGTCGCGCCGGGCGCGACGGCACTGTCGATTTTCGTGGCCACGCTGGCCGTCTCGCTGGGCATCGCCGCCGTTGCCGCACCGGCCGTGGCCGCCACCGGCCTGCTCGCGGCGACAGCGCTTGCCTGCCTCGCGATCCCGGTGGCCGATGCCGCGTTCACGTCCGACAACCTCGTGAACTCGATGGCGGCCGGCGACTGGGTGCTGGCGGGGATCGATCTCGCCGCCGTTGCGTTTGCCGTGGTTTTTGCCCTGTTCGCCCGCGCCACGTGGCGACGCGCGCGGCACGGCGACCCCAACAGCGTTTGGGCACACCCGGCAACCGGCGCGGCGCAAACGTCGTCGGCCGCCAGCGCGACGAACAACGCGGCGACGCGGTAA
- a CDS encoding TonB-dependent siderophore receptor: MSHHRPLAGRAFACSARERTTHDTLSRLTSSRLPCEPSSVTRAVTGVFPARAAGVIWAASLTLAAGNAMAQQAPATADAAQGTAALPATSVSAGRDDDVRVERVSSGALGTRRAVDTPFSVVAVNSEQIKNQMAQTATDAFKWDPAVSTLSENKRNENAYFAVRGMRVDMLDGTKVDGQNFVSWQADIPLEPFEQVELLKGLSGFMYGFGAPGGIVNYVLKRPTDEPLRQFSVGYEASNVWSQKLDLGGRFGPDNRFGYRLNLVNEEGNTAEPNNHVRRKTISFATDFRITRDLTWSADVAYWKRQTTGTLFGLNFAGAGAVPDASKVARNLAQPFSYYETDALTAGTAIDYRINDRWKANFKYRFARQNRLNGDSFLSVLNAAGDYADTQYKWKTAYYYQAWDGMLQGKFDTGPLRHDVVFGVSYQSQVKLNDNGLGGNGIALGTSNIYNPSLLPNQDIGLDYEPYRSEKISQRAIFASDTVGITPRISALVGLRYTQFNDDLYNIAGQTSTSYRAKPVTPTLALMYKTDSDSTAYASYVESLEPGGSAGVTDNNYPQTFGPLKSKQYEVGWKADKQRWGANLALFRVERGYAYTNQANDFVQDGTQRFQGLDASGWVRVARDWRVLGGVLLLNTKAVGVDDPSVAGKRIFATPKYVVTGRVEYDTPFVRGLTLAAGVKVTGQQEVDAANTLSIPAYTTMDVSAKYATRIAGKSVVLRAAVNNLTDKHYWTTTYNGFVLPGSTRTVLASATMDF, encoded by the coding sequence ATGTCGCACCACCGCCCCCTCGCAGGGCGCGCCTTCGCCTGCTCCGCACGCGAGCGCACCACGCATGACACGCTGTCTCGTTTGACTTCGTCGCGCCTGCCTTGCGAACCGTCATCGGTCACACGCGCTGTGACCGGCGTATTCCCCGCGCGGGCGGCTGGCGTCATTTGGGCCGCATCGCTCACCCTGGCCGCTGGCAATGCGATGGCGCAGCAGGCACCGGCCACGGCTGACGCGGCGCAAGGCACCGCCGCCCTGCCTGCTACCAGCGTGTCGGCTGGGCGCGATGACGATGTGCGCGTCGAGCGGGTTTCGAGCGGCGCGCTGGGCACGCGCCGCGCGGTGGACACGCCGTTCTCCGTGGTCGCGGTCAACAGCGAGCAGATCAAGAACCAGATGGCGCAGACCGCCACGGACGCCTTCAAGTGGGACCCCGCGGTGAGCACCCTGTCGGAGAACAAGCGCAACGAAAACGCGTATTTCGCGGTGCGCGGCATGCGCGTCGACATGCTCGACGGGACCAAGGTCGACGGTCAGAATTTTGTGTCGTGGCAGGCCGACATTCCGCTCGAACCGTTCGAGCAGGTCGAGCTGCTCAAGGGCCTGTCGGGATTCATGTATGGCTTCGGTGCGCCGGGCGGCATCGTCAACTATGTGCTCAAGCGCCCGACGGACGAACCGCTGCGCCAGTTCTCCGTCGGCTACGAAGCCAGCAACGTCTGGAGCCAGAAGCTCGATCTGGGCGGACGCTTCGGCCCGGACAACCGTTTCGGCTATCGCCTGAATCTCGTGAACGAAGAAGGCAACACGGCCGAACCCAACAACCACGTGCGCCGCAAGACGATCTCGTTCGCGACGGACTTCCGCATTACCCGCGATCTCACCTGGTCGGCGGACGTGGCGTACTGGAAGCGCCAGACGACCGGCACCCTGTTCGGCCTGAACTTCGCGGGCGCCGGCGCGGTGCCCGATGCCAGCAAGGTCGCGCGCAATCTTGCCCAGCCCTTCTCGTATTACGAGACCGATGCCCTCACCGCGGGCACCGCGATCGACTATCGCATCAACGATCGGTGGAAGGCGAACTTCAAGTACCGCTTTGCCCGGCAGAACCGCCTGAACGGCGACAGCTTCCTTTCGGTGCTCAATGCCGCGGGCGACTATGCGGATACGCAGTACAAGTGGAAGACGGCCTATTACTACCAGGCCTGGGACGGCATGCTGCAAGGCAAGTTCGACACCGGCCCGCTCAGGCACGACGTGGTGTTCGGGGTCTCGTACCAAAGCCAGGTCAAGCTCAACGACAACGGTCTGGGCGGCAATGGCATCGCCCTTGGCACGAGCAACATCTACAATCCGTCGCTGCTTCCCAACCAGGACATCGGACTCGATTACGAACCGTATCGCAGCGAGAAGATTTCGCAGCGCGCGATCTTCGCGAGCGACACGGTGGGCATCACGCCGCGCATCTCCGCCCTGGTCGGGCTGCGTTATACGCAGTTCAATGACGATCTGTACAACATTGCCGGGCAGACGAGCACCTCTTATCGCGCGAAGCCGGTCACGCCCACGCTCGCATTGATGTACAAGACGGACTCGGATTCCACGGCTTATGCGAGCTACGTCGAGTCGCTCGAACCGGGCGGCTCGGCAGGCGTCACCGACAATAACTATCCGCAGACGTTTGGCCCGCTCAAGAGCAAGCAGTACGAGGTAGGCTGGAAAGCAGACAAGCAGCGCTGGGGCGCGAATCTCGCGCTGTTCCGCGTGGAGCGCGGCTATGCTTACACGAACCAGGCGAACGACTTCGTGCAGGACGGTACGCAACGCTTCCAGGGGCTCGATGCGAGTGGCTGGGTACGCGTTGCGCGCGACTGGCGGGTTCTGGGCGGCGTACTGCTGCTCAACACGAAGGCCGTGGGCGTTGACGATCCGAGCGTGGCGGGCAAGCGCATCTTCGCCACGCCGAAGTATGTGGTGACCGGTCGCGTCGAATACGACACGCCGTTCGTGCGCGGCCTGACCCTGGCCGCGGGCGTGAAGGTCACCGGCCAGCAGGAAGTCGATGCCGCCAACACGCTGTCGATTCCGGCCTACACCACCATGGATGTGTCGGCGAAGTACGCCACGCGCATCGCCGGCAAGTCGGTCGTGTTGCGCGCCGCCGTCAACAACCTGACGGACAAGCACTACTGGACGACGACCTACAACGGCTTTGTGCTGCCGGGTTCGACCCGCACCGTCCTCGCCAGCGCCACGATGGACTTCTGA
- a CDS encoding ferredoxin--NADP reductase, with product MSTQNQQTVLEVHHWTDTLFSFKTTRDASFRYVNGQFTMIGLEVEGKPLLRAYSMASANYEEELEFLSIKVQDGPLTSRLQHLKPGDKVIVGRKPTGTLINDNLLPGKNLYLLSTGTGLAPFMSIIRDPEVYDRYEHIILVHGCRFASELAYRDLITQHLPEHEYLGEYVRDKLIYYPTVTREEFENQGRITELVESGKMFADIGLPEFTPENDRVMLCGSPAMLKDTRELLEKRGFVEGHNHAPGHYLVERAFVG from the coding sequence ATGAGTACTCAGAATCAACAGACCGTGCTGGAAGTCCACCACTGGACTGATACGTTGTTCAGCTTCAAGACCACTCGCGACGCTTCGTTCCGTTACGTCAATGGCCAGTTCACGATGATTGGTCTGGAAGTGGAAGGCAAGCCGCTGCTGCGCGCCTACAGCATGGCGAGCGCGAATTACGAGGAAGAGCTGGAGTTCCTGAGCATCAAGGTGCAGGACGGTCCGCTGACCTCGCGTCTGCAACATTTGAAGCCGGGCGACAAGGTCATCGTCGGCCGCAAGCCGACCGGCACGCTCATCAACGACAATCTGCTGCCGGGCAAGAATCTGTATCTGCTCTCGACGGGCACGGGCCTCGCGCCGTTCATGAGCATCATTCGAGATCCGGAAGTCTACGACCGCTACGAGCACATCATTCTGGTGCACGGCTGCCGCTTCGCCAGCGAACTGGCGTATCGCGATCTGATTACCCAGCACCTGCCGGAGCATGAGTATCTGGGCGAGTATGTCCGCGACAAGCTGATCTACTATCCGACCGTCACGCGCGAAGAATTCGAGAACCAGGGCCGTATTACGGAGCTGGTGGAATCGGGCAAGATGTTCGCCGACATCGGCCTGCCGGAATTCACTCCGGAAAACGACCGCGTCATGCTGTGCGGTAGCCCGGCCATGCTCAAGGACACGCGCGAGTTGCTGGAAAAGCGCGGCTTTGTGGAAGGTCACAACCACGCGCCGGGTCACTACCTCGTCGAGCGCGCGTTCGTCGGCTGA
- a CDS encoding phosphodiesterase — protein sequence MLLCQITDLHVTRPGALACGRVDTALALRRAIAAINHLTPRPDAVIATGDLIDTAHPSEYEVLRECLAELTMPLYLVVGNHDHREALRDAFPEHVYLRTGYEFLQYRVDLGPTTVLALDTQDPPGASGHLCESRLSWLDAQLHACAGRPTIIAMHHPPFETGIEFMDGYGLSSAGREGFARVTSCHGHIERVICGHLHRSIQAQVPGAPNVMASTCVSTAHQISLGLAPGAPETISLEPPGFALHLWQPGAGVRTHHAFVGPFDGPYRFDGASVS from the coding sequence ATGCTGCTCTGCCAGATCACCGATCTTCACGTCACGCGTCCCGGCGCGCTGGCGTGTGGGCGTGTCGACACCGCACTTGCGCTGCGTCGCGCGATCGCCGCCATCAATCACCTGACGCCGCGTCCCGATGCCGTGATCGCGACCGGCGATCTCATCGATACGGCGCATCCGTCGGAATACGAAGTACTCCGGGAGTGTCTCGCGGAACTGACCATGCCGTTGTACCTGGTCGTGGGCAATCATGACCATCGTGAGGCGTTGCGCGACGCGTTTCCCGAGCACGTTTATCTGCGAACCGGTTACGAATTTTTACAATATCGTGTCGACCTGGGCCCGACGACCGTGTTGGCGCTCGATACTCAGGACCCGCCGGGCGCGAGCGGCCACCTTTGCGAGTCGCGGCTCTCCTGGCTCGACGCGCAATTGCACGCCTGCGCCGGACGCCCGACAATCATTGCGATGCACCATCCGCCGTTCGAGACGGGCATCGAATTCATGGACGGCTACGGATTGTCCAGCGCCGGGCGCGAGGGATTCGCGCGCGTGACGTCGTGCCACGGTCATATCGAGCGGGTGATCTGCGGGCACCTGCACCGCAGCATCCAGGCCCAGGTCCCCGGTGCGCCCAACGTCATGGCCAGCACGTGCGTGTCCACCGCGCATCAGATTTCGCTCGGTCTGGCACCTGGCGCTCCGGAGACGATCTCGCTCGAACCGCCCGGCTTCGCATTGCATCTCTGGCAACCCGGGGCCGGCGTGCGAACACACCACGCCTTTGTCGGCCCGTTCGATGGGCCGTACCGCTTCGACGGTGCGTCGGTTTCCTGA